In a single window of the Telopea speciosissima isolate NSW1024214 ecotype Mountain lineage unplaced genomic scaffold, Tspe_v1 Tspe_v1.0520, whole genome shotgun sequence genome:
- the LOC122648158 gene encoding uncharacterized protein LOC122648158, producing the protein MASGPAPASPSPPPASQSLSWSSILATGSSSSSDGLPLHFVPPSAPGSSKVVFCPPDLLSDEAKLWEDCLVGHFLGPRPTFPIVKLSLSKQWRPQGSLDTFLLDNGFFIFKFSSPLDKSRALEGGPWLVGKRPIFLRQWSRQLQLRQLDFSSIPLWIAFPGLPLHFWCTGGLSLIGSAFGKPLFSDLHTRRKDRLAFARICVEVSAAESLPSFITVHEGEGHSFEQEVHYDWLPPQCLTCKTFGHESQFCTFVAKPPVVGGPDYCNPAPLEGDGPACSVGVPSVSAEIPATVEAEKILLHSKDVGPSSRGS; encoded by the coding sequence ATGGCTTCTGGTCCTGCCCCTGcttctccctcccctccccctgcTTCCCAGTCCCTTTCTTGGAGTTCCATTCTCGCGACTggttcctcctcttcctctgatGGCCTTCCTCTGCATTTTGTTCCACCTTCTGCTCCTGGTTCTTCGAAGGTGGTTTTCTGTCCTCCTGATCTGCTCTCGGATGAAGCAAAGCTTTGGGAAGATTGTCTTGTGGGCCATTTCCTGGGTCCTCGTCCTACCTTTCCCATTGTCAAATTGTCTCTTTCTAAGCAGTGGCGCCCCCAAGGTTCTCTGGATACCTTCCTGCTCGACAAtggtttcttcatttttaaATTCTCTTCCCCTTTGGACAAGTCCCGTGCCCTTGAAGGGGGCCCTTGGCTGGTGGGTAAAAGGCCAATCTTCCTGCGTCAATGGTCTCGTCAACTTCAGCTCCGGCAACTGGATTTTTCATCCATTCCTCTGTGGATTGCTTTTCCTGGCTTGCCTCTTCATTTCTGGTGCACTGGCGGCCTTAGTCTAATTGGCTCTGCTTTTGGCAAACCTCTGTTCTCTGATTTGCATACTCGCAGGAAGGACCGTCTTGCCTTTGCGAGAATTTGTGTTGAAGTTTCTGCTGCTGAGTCTCTCCCGTCGTTCATCACTGTCCATGAAGGTGAAGGTCACTCTTTTGAGCAGGAAGTGCACTACGATTGGCTGCCTCCTCAGTGCCTGACTTGCAAAACTTTTGGACATGAATCCCAGTTCTGTACCTTTGTCGCTAAACCCCCAGTGGTTGGAGGACCTGATTACTGCAACCCTGCCCCTTTGGAAGGTGATGGTCCTGCTTGCTCTGTTGGAGTTCCTTCAGTTAGTGCTGAGATTCCGGCTACTGTTGAAGCCGAGAAGATACTTCTTCACTCCAAGGATGTTGGCCCTAGCTCTCGTGGTAGTTAA